Proteins encoded in a region of the Nonomuraea helvata genome:
- the ffh gene encoding signal recognition particle protein, which translates to MFETLSDRLTSVFSSLRSKGRLSDADIDATTREIRIALLEADVALPVVKAFVAQVKERARGAEVSQALNPAQQVVKIVNDELIAILGGETRRLRLAKTPPTVIMLAGLQGSGKTTLAGKLAKWLREQGHAPLLVAADLQRPNAVQQLQVVGERAQVAVYAPEPGNGVGDPIEVSRRSVDEARRLQHDIVIIDTAGRLGIDQEMMKQAADIRDAVSPDEVLFVVDAMIGQDAVTTAQAFMDGVGFDGVVLTKLDGDARGGAALSVRHITGRPIMFASMGEKLEDFDAFHPDRMASRILDMGDILTLIEQAQKTFDEEQAAKMASKLTSGENFTLEDFLEQMMMVQKMGPIKNLLGMMPGMGQMRDQLNSIDDRDLDRIAAIIRSMTPGERQDPKIINGSRRARIAAGSGVSVTAVSNLVTRFFDAQKMMKRMAGGMGIPGMPGGRGKAAKAQKKAKKGRRVSGDPRKAALGKAPADASADEPKKGGVLGNLGGKLPPGMELPPGFDPSKLRLPGQK; encoded by the coding sequence GTGTTCGAGACGCTTTCCGACCGGTTGACATCGGTCTTCTCCTCCCTCAGGTCCAAAGGCCGGCTGTCCGATGCCGACATCGACGCCACCACCCGCGAGATCCGCATCGCCCTGCTGGAGGCCGATGTCGCTCTCCCGGTGGTCAAGGCGTTCGTCGCCCAGGTCAAGGAGCGCGCCCGCGGCGCCGAGGTCTCCCAGGCGCTCAACCCGGCGCAGCAGGTCGTCAAGATCGTCAATGACGAGCTGATCGCGATCCTCGGCGGCGAGACCCGCAGGCTCCGCCTGGCGAAGACGCCGCCGACCGTCATCATGCTCGCGGGTCTGCAGGGCTCGGGTAAGACGACCCTGGCGGGCAAGCTCGCCAAGTGGCTGCGCGAGCAGGGGCACGCGCCCCTGCTCGTCGCCGCCGACCTGCAGCGCCCCAACGCCGTCCAGCAGCTCCAGGTCGTGGGCGAGCGCGCCCAGGTCGCGGTCTACGCCCCCGAGCCGGGCAACGGCGTGGGCGACCCGATCGAGGTCTCCCGCAGGTCGGTCGACGAGGCCAGGCGCCTGCAGCACGACATCGTCATCATCGACACCGCCGGCCGCCTGGGCATCGACCAGGAGATGATGAAGCAGGCCGCCGACATCCGCGACGCGGTCTCGCCCGACGAGGTCCTGTTCGTGGTCGACGCCATGATCGGCCAGGACGCCGTCACGACGGCGCAGGCGTTCATGGACGGCGTCGGCTTCGACGGGGTCGTGCTGACCAAGCTCGACGGCGACGCCCGGGGTGGCGCCGCCCTCTCGGTCCGGCACATCACGGGCCGGCCGATCATGTTCGCCTCCATGGGCGAGAAGCTGGAAGACTTCGACGCCTTCCACCCCGACCGGATGGCCTCCCGCATCCTCGACATGGGTGACATCCTCACCCTGATCGAGCAGGCCCAGAAGACGTTCGACGAGGAGCAGGCCGCCAAGATGGCGAGCAAGCTCACCTCGGGCGAGAACTTCACGCTCGAGGACTTCCTCGAGCAGATGATGATGGTCCAGAAGATGGGGCCCATCAAAAACCTGCTGGGCATGATGCCCGGCATGGGGCAGATGCGCGATCAGCTCAACTCCATCGACGACCGCGACCTCGACCGCATCGCCGCCATCATCCGCTCGATGACGCCCGGCGAGCGCCAGGACCCCAAGATCATTAACGGCTCGCGCCGGGCCCGCATCGCGGCCGGCTCCGGCGTCTCGGTCACCGCCGTGAGCAACCTCGTCACCCGCTTCTTCGATGCACAGAAGATGATGAAGCGGATGGCGGGCGGCATGGGCATCCCGGGCATGCCGGGCGGTCGTGGCAAGGCGGCCAAGGCGCAGAAGAAGGCCAAGAAGGGGCGGCGCGTCAGCGGCGACCCGCGCAAGGCCGCGCTCGGCAAGGCCCCCGCCGACGCATCCGCCGACGAGCCCAAGAAGGGTGGCGTGCTCGGCAACCTCGGTGGCAAGCTGCCGCCGGGCATGGAGCTGCCGCCGGGCTTCGACCCGTCCAAGCTCCGGCTGCCCGGGCAGAAGTAA
- a CDS encoding GTP-binding protein, with translation MTSTKIVVAGGFGVGKTTFVGAVSEIMPLTTEAVMTDASKGIDDLGMTPLKSTTTVAMDFGRVSLDRDLILYLFGTPGQHRFWFMWDDLVRGAIGAVVLVDTRRLADSFPAIDYFEEAQLPFIVGVNGWDGVYGHSDAEVRDALTLAPHIPMVRLDARSKDSVKSALINLVEHALTVRMAVPGWSG, from the coding sequence TTGACCTCGACGAAGATCGTGGTCGCCGGCGGATTCGGGGTGGGCAAGACGACGTTCGTCGGCGCGGTGTCGGAGATCATGCCGTTGACGACGGAGGCCGTCATGACCGACGCCTCCAAGGGCATCGACGACCTGGGCATGACGCCGCTGAAGTCGACCACGACCGTCGCCATGGACTTCGGCCGGGTCTCGCTCGACCGTGACCTGATCCTCTATCTGTTCGGCACGCCCGGACAGCACCGGTTCTGGTTCATGTGGGACGACCTGGTCCGCGGTGCGATCGGCGCGGTCGTGCTCGTGGACACCCGGCGTCTGGCGGACAGCTTCCCGGCGATCGACTACTTCGAGGAGGCCCAGCTGCCGTTCATCGTGGGGGTGAACGGATGGGACGGCGTCTACGGGCACAGCGACGCCGAGGTGCGCGACGCGCTCACTCTGGCGCCGCACATCCCGATGGTGCGCCTCGACGCCCGCTCCAAGGACTCGGTCAAGAGCGCGCTGATCAACCTGGTCGAGCACGCTCTCACAGTCCGCATGGCCGTGCCAGGCTGGAGCGGCTAA
- a CDS encoding DUF742 domain-containing protein has product MTDPRWNSGGWDSHNSGAWDSQNSGSWQPPPPSWQPPPTPPPSADPASPVRPYAVTGGRTAPKVKLAMEALVSSATAEHREFSHITPEYKAISQLCLQVRSVAEVSALLRIPLGVVRVLIADMAAEGLVRVHQPQLDAGRPDVNLLERVLSGLRRL; this is encoded by the coding sequence GTGACAGACCCCAGATGGAACAGCGGCGGCTGGGACTCCCATAACAGCGGTGCATGGGACTCCCAGAACAGTGGGAGCTGGCAGCCTCCGCCGCCGAGCTGGCAGCCTCCTCCCACACCGCCTCCCAGCGCTGACCCCGCCTCGCCGGTACGGCCCTATGCCGTCACCGGCGGGCGTACCGCGCCCAAGGTCAAGCTGGCCATGGAGGCGCTGGTGTCCTCGGCGACCGCCGAGCACCGGGAGTTCTCGCACATCACCCCCGAGTACAAAGCGATCAGCCAGCTTTGCCTGCAGGTCAGGTCGGTGGCCGAGGTCTCGGCGCTGCTGCGGATCCCGCTCGGTGTGGTGCGTGTTCTGATCGCGGATATGGCGGCGGAAGGCCTGGTTCGGGTGCATCAGCCGCAGCTGGATGCGGGTAGACCGGACGTCAACCTGCTGGAAAGGGTGCTCAGTGGACTTCGCAGGCTCTAG